ACTGTAAATCACGAGATGTGTGAGTCCGATAGATACCCCTTTGTCTCATGGTACAATTGTAAATCACGAGATGTGCGAGTCCAATAGATACCCCTTAGTCTCATTGTACAACTGTAAATCACGAGATGTGTGAGTCCGATAGATACCCCTTTGTCTCGTGGTACAATTGTAAATCACGAGATGTGTGAGTCCGATAGATATCATGCCATATCCTTTATCTAAAATGTAAATCTAAAGTGTATGTCGTTAAAAAGACACTGACATGTACCATCCTACAACTGTAACAAATCACCAACATAACTTTCTTTTCAGTCTAGCACTCGGGAAATACTGAAGAGACTTTTCAAAAaccgacaaaaaaaaaataacgaaacGTAATTTTAAGTGGAAATAGATAAGACGAGCGGAAATACTAACAATGGTATAGATTTTCCTTGATAACCTTGAAAAAACACACGAAAAGACACCGTGTGTTCAGAAAGGtaaagcgtcttctgcttcatcgacgacgcccgtcatacaaatctaggtcacggcgacacccgtcatacaaatctagttcACGACGAcgcccgtcatacaaatctaggtcacgacgacacccgccatacaaatctaggtcacgactaCGCCCGtcataaaaatctaggtcacgacgacgcCCATCATACAAATCCAGGCAAACTCGAGGGTAACTTGACTTGCACTTTCTTCAGaaaatttttattattttatcaaagcatctttaataaatatgttttttcacGTCGCCTTTCGTCTGATGTCAACCAACAGTCATTCTATTAGATTTTGCATATTCCTTTTGATGCTAGTTGTGCtatatttcctttatttttatatcaattaaatatggTCGCTTTCTAACGTTCTGACTGTGGCTGTGTCTTCTTACAAATACTGTCGTACTGTGGTTCCGCTTTTATTCTGGTTGTGCAACACCACCTTGCTGTATTGTCAAGAACAGAGGTCAATAGCACTGTTTTTCAATTTCCGCTTCCACAAACATTGATCCTAACACGAGATAATGAAACCAATTTGTTGAAAATAATAGCAATTGTTTCGCAATAATATAATGTGTAGGGAATAtggtgaaaggtcaaggtcgtcGTGGTAAAAACTGTCTAGCATAATGATCCAACGATTCAATGATCCTCCAATGATGCAATGATCCAACGACCCAATGATGCAATGATCCAACGACCCAATGATGCAATGATCCAACGACACAATGATACAATATTATGATACAATGAAACAATGATCCAACGACCCAATGATGCAATGATACAATGATCCAACGACCCAATGATACAATGAAACAATGAACCAATGATCCAATGACACAATTATACAATGGAACAATGAAGCAATGATCCAAAGATCCAATTATACAATGTCCCTTGTTCAAAATCCAATGTTTATCCCTCTCTGGTTGAACACTGTGACGTAATATTATTGAGACTTAACTCCGAAAGGAACACTTCATCTTATCTTCTACGTTTAGATATTTATCtagttacatgtagttatgtATTTAGTACAGTAATTGGCATTTGAACAAGTAATGTATGCCATATCTAGATATGCTGATAAATCGTGTATTCTTATACATGACCAATGGTATTTCCCGTTCCAGTCTCACAAATGAATTTTTGATTTCAAAGTCAAACAGAATAAACGTCATAAACACCGTATTGTCACCTCTTAGCTACACCGTGGAGAAGGTTGACGGACATGGAGGGCACAGGACGTGCGTTCCCTTGCATCATGCGACGCGGCGACACACTCTGGAGAGAAGCGTGAATATGGCGAGAGATACAAGCAAGAACTTTTTTTCAATCAGATCTCAGAGAGAGATATCGTTTGCTTGTCTAGTTCTGATCAATTTATTTTCGCACGTTCAGTTAAAACAAATCGTTGTACAGTGTTGATTTCAGCGAAGAGTTCGCGATTTTCTCAGGCTAATACACGTTAATGACGCGATTGAAGACGAAGGATGGTTGTTTACGTTTTCACTGCTAAAAACGGCGAGCCTGTGACGGTTTCCCATACTTTATTAACTTCGTCTGTGATATATATGGCTTGGTCGATGTCCCCAGAatatttctgtttgtgttatttGTCTGTTTTCTGTGTCAAAGCCATGAAATAGCGAAAAAATTGGGGAAGGAGTAATGAGGGAGAATAGCGGGAGCTGGCGACGGTGTTTGTTTGGATTGAGGTATTTGCCGAAACGGAAATGAATAGAAGTGAAAGACGTTTATCGCAGTAATTATAGCGTTTATATAACTCTTTCCACTAGGTTTGACAGGTTAACATATGCATTTATTGCCAAGTCTTACATTTGAAAATCTATCCATTCACAACAAATTGTATGACGTTAcagaaactaaaaaaaaaaatacaaaaaaaaaccgtAACGTCGACTATGTGTTGTATTTGTGCAATGTCAATGATCTTTAAAACCAGTGAATGGATTGATcatctaattaaaaaaaaaaaaaaacgaaaatttcTTCTCAAATATCATGGAAGATACATGTATGACAGTCAGTGGAGATACATTTTGAGGATTCATTTGAAAATGTCATCAATGTGATTTCAAAATGGAAGACGAGAGATATTGTTTATGACATTGTCACCGCTACTGTGTATGAACACCATGATGATGACCAAGAAAATGTATAGTAATTATGTTTTAcatctttttctttttcgtgACTGATAACGAACCACGAAAACTAACACAACAAATGTTATCTCTAAACTATTAGATTATGTGGAGCATCCACGGAAGTCTGTACCACAAGCTATGCCTATTTAACAGCTTGGTAAACCTTTAACAGTTCGTATCACGCAGTAAGAGGCTGTCACGGCGCATTACCTATACATTGTTAGCATTGTCATCAAATTCCAGTATCAGTCATCAGAAGAACCGTTTTCTTTTAGGCTGACGCCATTTAAGGAGAAACTTTAAATAACGTGTAGCCGATTTGTTTCTGATCAGGTGAACGATGGCAATCAAGTGCTTAAATGATTGGGACAGACagtattttcaaaatcaaagcTGTAGTCCACCTTGGTACTAAACAgtttgttacattttgtatgtattgatgGAATGACACAAAACAAAAGAGCACATGTTCCAAAACACACCGCATTAAAAAACTCAACAAAGGGAAACCGAATGTTGTTATGGCCAGAATTACTCAGAACCTCTGTGCGACAAATGTCACGTGACTGCTTCGTGTCAAGGTTTGTTTTCAATGTTCTAGAAGCATGAGGTAAGATTTGAAAAATACATCGGAGTTTCCAGTCCAAAATTAGCCATTCACGTGATACACCTGATAATGATAAACAGGGAAGCTTTATCACATTGTTATGCAATAGATTGTATATTTAGTGTAGGCAAAATCATGAGTTGTGACTTTAAAATAGAATGTAAGAACGGAAATGCGCCAGTCTTATGTAGAAATCGCCTGTGTATGTTGGTTTATAGTTCTATACAACTGAAAAATGGATAACAATGCCCTCAACTGTTACTGTGATGAAAAGGTGTTGATGAAGAGAAACGAAACAAAAAGGAATGTCAAGGAAGTGCTTCCTCTTGTCAATGAGATATTGAGATACGTAAATGCACGAGACAAACGTTTTCTGATACAACCACTGAGGATGGGCAGTTATGATACGCACCTGAAGGTGGAGAAGGCAGACGAATTTGACTACAATGTCATCGTTGATGTCGGTAAGCTGATATGGGGACCTGGAAAGACGAGATACTACGGATTTAACGACACCAGAGATCAAGTGGTTGGGAAAAATGGATACGCATTACCGAGTCCTCCTGTTGGTcagtattttattgaaatcgGTTCCATAAAGAAGAAATGGGAGGCTGATGGACTTGAAGACGGAGTGTCGAGCATGACATTTGACAATGACATAGTTCCAATCAAGGTCAAAAGAAGATTCAAATCACTTGTCGGTGAAGCTGTTAATCAGCCGAAATTCAGAAATATGATAACAACCGACAGAATATCAGCTTCTCCTGCTACCACACTTTCTGTGCAGTTCCCAGACATTCCATATCCAATCAGCATTGATCTGTGCCCGATGATCGAAGGTCAATTAGAATTCAAACCAGAGTTCAATTGGCCTAGACCAAATAGTCAGTGGCCATCACGACAGAAGAAGTCGACCATAGCTAAAATTGGCGTGAATGAAATAGCAAAGGCGCCATTTTATTGGACACTGTCGTTCGCTGCCTGCGAAAAGGAGTTATTGGAAGGACTTGACATTGGAGGAACATGTAGAAAGAAAAGCCAGCGGATCATGAAACGACTAAAAGACGAAGTATGGTGTCCACCTGGATTAAAGAAAGTCCTTACATCATACCACCTGAAGAACGTGCTGTTCTGGGAGTGTGAGGATCACCCATTTGATGCCGAATGGCAGCAGGAACTTCTGGCCAAACGGGTGAGGGCAATGACATACCGTTTGTTGGGTTATCTCCAGAGGGGAAATCTTCCGCTGTACTTCCATACCGGGGTCAATCTGCTCTCCAGCAAGGATAAAGACGTACTGCAGCAGGTAGCAAAAAATATCAAGTCATTTGTTGACCAGCCAGAGAAATATTTGTAGGTGTAATACCCATGGGCgttgtacatgtttttttcccagaaatgaaatttaatacaAAGTATTTTAACTACGTTTTTATCAACCAATCGACTCAATTACGATCAGACTCGATCGAaagttaaaatatattgaaatagcTACCGTAGTTTGGTAACTGATATttataatagaatatatatagcTCTTTCAAAAGCTATTTAAACGTTGGCGAACGAATCCTAcaattacactgtacatatattttgcGAAGTAGAATATAAGCGAAGATAAAGTAACTTACAGTATTGTTAATTTAACTTCTGCATCATATGTTTTTGAACCAAAATACAGATACAGATGATGAAGTGATGTATTATTGTAGTCATAttaatctatacattgtaacaatatATAGGCTTCATGATAATTAATATGCACCTATAACAAGGTCGGCTTTCTACATTGTTATACGTTATCATGACAACGGTTATTTCGGTATATTagctgtatatatgttttatttgatgtacatataatatGAATATACTAGTAACTGCACATctaatatcattttaacatattttgtatttttaatttgaaaattatgtcATATATGATAAGAAAATCAGAAGATAATCTTAATATAGAGGTTGAGTCCTGGTTGACCAGATTTCATTCtgtattacatttgtacttGATGTTTCAATGTCATTATCGATTCCTTATCTGAATAAATTATATCTCTTTAAATGATCAACTGTTTTACTTTAGTGCTTTGTTTCAGTATATTATCTCCAGTTCAATATACGTGTTTTAATATaccatatacaaatgtatgttattctATCACGTCTATAATTACATAAGAAAGAGAATAGAACTTTATGGTATAAGTTATCGTCTCGCCTTTACTAAGCGGTTATGTCTTACTCTATAACAGAATCGTGAGCTGTATGTACTGAAAAAAGGTGCTGGAATGTCCAGTACTTTTACTATGAATGGTTAGATGTACgaagttaaaaatatatactgCCATGACCCATTCTACGACTGTAAATCACGAGATGTGTGAGTCCGATCGATACCCCTTTGTCTCACTCTACAACTGTAAATCACGAGATGTGTGAGTCCGATCGATACCCCTTTGTCTCACTCTACAACTGTAAATCACGAGATGTGTGAGTCCGATCGATACCCCTTTGTCTCACTCTACAACTGTAAATCACGAGATGTGTGAGTCCGATCGATACCCCTTTGTCTCACTCTACAACTGTAAATCACGAGATGTGTGAGTCCGATAGATGTCCCTTTGTCTCACTCTACAACTGTAAATCACGAGATGTGTGAGTCCGATCGATACCCCTTTGTCTCACTCTACAACTGTAAATCACGAGATGTGTGAGTCCGATAGATGTCCCTTTGTCTCACTCTACAACTGTAAATCACGAGATTTGTGAGGCCGATAAATACCCCTTTGTCTCATGGTACAACTGTAATTCACGAGATGTGTGAGTCCGATCGATACCCCTTTGTCTCACTCTACAACTGTAAATCACGAGATGTGTGAGTCCGATAGATGTCCCTTTGTCTCACTCTACAACTGTAAATCACGAGATTTGTGAGGCCGATAAATACCCCTTTGTCTCATGGTACAACTGTAATTCACGAGATGTGTGAGTCCGATAAATACCCATTTGTCTCGTTGTACAACTGTAAATCACGAGATTTGTGAGGCCGATAAATACCCCTTTGTCTCATGGTATAACTGTAAATCACGAGATGTGTGAGTCCGATAAATACCCCTTTGTCTCACTCTACAACTGTAAATCACGAGATTTGTGAGGCCGATAAATACCCCTTTGTCCCATGGTACAACTGTTAATGACGAGATGTGCAAGTCCGATAAATACTCCTTTGTCTCATAGTACAATTGTAAATCACGAGATTTGTGAGTCCGATAGATATCATGCCATATCCTTTATCTAAAATCACATAATGTATGTCGTTAAAAAAGACACTGACATGTACCATCCTACAACTGTAACAGATCACCAACAGAACTTTCTTTTCAGTCTAGTACTCGGGAAATACTGAAGAGACTTTTCAAAAACCGACAAAAAAGGCATAACGAAAGCGTAATTCTAACTGGAAATAGATAAGACGAGCGGAAATACTAACAATGGTATAGATTTTCCTTGATAACCTTGAAAAAACACACGAAAAGACACCGTGTGTTCAgaaagggtaagcgtcttctgcttcatcgacgacgcccgtcatacaaatctaggtcccggcgacacccgtcatacaaatctaggtcacaacgacgcctgtcatacaaatttaggtcacgacgacgcccgtcatacaaatctaggtcacggcgacacccgccatacaaatctaggtcacgactgcgcccgtcatacaaatctacgtcACGACGACGCCCGTCATACAAATCCAGTCAAACTCGAGGGTAACTTGACCCGCACTTTCTCTCAGAAaaagtttattattttatcaaagcatctttaataaatatgtttttcacgTCGCCTTTCGTCTGATGTCAACCAACACTCATTGTATTAGATTTTGCATATTTCTTTTGATGCTAGTTGTGcaatatttcctttatttttatatcaattaaatattgtCGGTTTCTAACGTTCTGACTGTGGGTGTGTCTTCTTACAAATACTGTCGTACGATGGTTCCGCTTTTATTCTGGTTGTGCAACACCACCTTGCTGTATTGTCAAGAACCATGGTCAATAGCACGATTTTTCAACTTCCGCTTCCACAAACATTGATCCTAACACGAGATAATGAAAccaatttgttgaaattaataGCAATTGTTTCACAATAATATAATGTGTAGGGAATAtggtgaaaggtcaaggtcgtcGTGGTAAATACTGTCTAGCATAATGATCCAACGATTCAATGATCCTCCAGTGATGCAATGATCCAACGACCCAATGATTCAATGATCCAATGTTCCAACGACCGAATGATGCAATGATCCAACGACCGAATGATGCAATGATCCAACGACCGAATGATGCAATGATCAAACGACCGAATGATGCAATGATCCAACGACCCAATGATACAATGATGCAATGATCCAATGATACAATGATGCAATGAAACAATGAACCAATGATACAATGATGCAATGATCCAACGACCCAATGTCACAATAATGCAATGAAACAATGATCCAATTATACAATGTCCCTTGTTGGCGAAAGATCAAAATCGAATGTATATCCCTTTATTGTTAAACACTGTGACGTAATATTATTGAGACTTAACTCCGAAAGGAACACTTTATCTTATCTTCTACGTTTAGATAT
This DNA window, taken from Pecten maximus chromosome 3, xPecMax1.1, whole genome shotgun sequence, encodes the following:
- the LOC117322743 gene encoding protein mab-21-like 3, whose protein sequence is MDNNALNCYCDEKVLMKRNETKRNVKEVLPLVNEILRYVNARDKRFLIQPLRMGSYDTHLKVEKADEFDYNVIVDVGKLIWGPGKTRYYGFNDTRDQVVGKNGYALPSPPVGQYFIEIGSIKKKWEADGLEDGVSSMTFDNDIVPIKVKRRFKSLVGEAVNQPKFRNMITTDRISASPATTLSVQFPDIPYPISIDLCPMIEGQLEFKPEFNWPRPNSQWPSRQKKSTIAKIGVNEIAKAPFYWTLSFAACEKELLEGLDIGGTCRKKSQRIMKRLKDEVWCPPGLKKVLTSYHLKNVLFWECEDHPFDAEWQQELLAKRVRAMTYRLLGYLQRGNLPLYFHTGVNLLSSKDKDVLQQVAKNIKSFVDQPEKYL